Proteins encoded within one genomic window of Dehalococcoidia bacterium:
- a CDS encoding SDR family NAD(P)-dependent oxidoreductase, translating into MAQKHLEGKAAIVTGGAGGMGSWICKVFAEQGAKVMVADTGADVEGRMGMDPARVNAVVDEIAKAGGTARASVGDVADLDYAERLVRETIEGFGGLDILVCAHGILRDRMIFNMTEDEWDGSVRAHLKGCFAPTKFASIYWRATRNGGRIIYFTSDAGISGSAGQPNYAAAQAGKLGLMRSNARALQRYGVTCNAIAPLASTRMTDLTRGAAEAQRGGASPASLAAAGTALDPKNVVPIIVWLCSEAGGAVTGRIFGASGHRISLFREPYQERSLFTDTPFFDIDRLFEEWPRTVGAGGFPLNRVQGMQAMAPLEQTPAPASGAR; encoded by the coding sequence ATGGCGCAGAAGCACCTGGAGGGCAAGGCCGCGATCGTGACCGGCGGCGCGGGCGGCATGGGCAGCTGGATCTGCAAGGTCTTCGCCGAGCAGGGGGCGAAGGTCATGGTGGCGGACACGGGCGCCGACGTCGAAGGACGCATGGGCATGGACCCCGCCCGCGTCAACGCCGTGGTGGACGAGATTGCGAAGGCCGGCGGCACGGCGCGGGCATCGGTCGGCGACGTGGCCGACCTGGACTACGCCGAGCGGTTGGTGCGGGAGACGATCGAGGGCTTCGGCGGGCTGGACATCCTGGTCTGTGCGCACGGCATCCTGCGCGACCGCATGATCTTCAATATGACCGAGGACGAATGGGACGGCAGCGTGCGCGCCCACCTCAAGGGCTGCTTCGCGCCGACCAAGTTCGCCTCGATCTACTGGCGCGCTACGCGCAACGGCGGGCGGATCATCTACTTCACCTCCGACGCCGGGATCAGCGGCAGCGCCGGCCAGCCCAACTACGCCGCGGCGCAGGCGGGCAAGCTGGGGCTGATGCGCTCCAACGCGCGCGCCCTGCAGCGCTACGGCGTCACCTGCAACGCGATCGCCCCGCTTGCCTCCACGCGCATGACGGACCTGACGCGCGGCGCCGCCGAGGCGCAGCGTGGTGGCGCGTCCCCCGCCAGCCTCGCGGCCGCGGGGACGGCGCTCGACCCGAAGAACGTGGTGCCGATCATCGTCTGGCTCTGCTCGGAGGCGGGCGGCGCGGTGACGGGGCGCATCTTCGGCGCCTCGGGACACCGCATCAGTCTCTTCCGCGAGCCATACCAGGAGCGCAGCCTCTTCACCGATACGCCGTTCTTCGACATCGACCGGCTGTTCGAGGAGTGGCCGCGGACGGTGGGCGCCGGCGGTTTCCCGCTCAACCGCGTGCAGGGCATGCAGGCGATGGCCCCGCTGGAGCAGACACCTGCGCCGGCCTCCGGCGCCCGATAG